A stretch of Malus sylvestris chromosome 11, drMalSylv7.2, whole genome shotgun sequence DNA encodes these proteins:
- the LOC126590251 gene encoding receptor-like protein kinase FERONIA, which translates to MLQRYVSNPSHVIHPQPLEINPDLTCDEVPVTILDWKDKVLRNKTVRMVKVLRRNHSVEEATWEKEEHMQDIGAKGSIIHRDVKSTNILLDEKMVAKVLDFGLSKMGMASTSKTHISTVVKVLWEVLCARPALMQKVEATQINLTELANSCHGDGTFDQIIDPNVKGKIEVECLNKFVDIAISCLHDKGIERPSMNDVVRGLELALQLHQKGIGSKGDNGFAYGNDNGDDEYSEQCIFVTIFSEINDTDGK; encoded by the exons ATGTTGCAGAGATACGTCTCTAATCCGTCACATGTGATCCATCCTCAGCCACTGGAGATCAATCCAGATTTGACCTGTGATGAAGTTCCAGTGACTATCCttgattggaaggataaggttctTAGGAACAAGACCGTGAGGATGGTGAAAGTTTTGCGGAGGAACCACTCGGTCgaggaagctacttgggagaaaGAAGAGCATATGCAAGATAT CGGTGCCAAGGGCTCCATTATTCATCGTGATGTGAAGAGCACAAACATTTTATTGGATGAGAAAATGGTGGCCAAGGTATTGGATTTCGGGTTGTCAAAAATGGGCATGGCCAGCACGTCCAAAACGCACATCAGCACGGTGGTGAAAG TTCTGTGGGAGGTATTGTGTGCGAGGCCAGCTTTGATGCAAAAGGTGGAGGCTACGCAAATCAACCTCACTGAGTTGGCGAACAGTTGTCATGGAGACGggacatttgatcaaatcattgACCCGAATGTGAAGGGTAAGATTGAAGTCGAGTGCTTGAACAAGTTCGTTGACATTGCTATAAGTTGCTTACATGATAAAGGAATCGAACGACCGTCGATGAATGATGTTGTGAGGGGGCTTGAATTGGCATTGCAGCTTCATCAAAAGGGcattggaagtaagggcgacaATGGGTTTGCCTATGGCAATGACAACGGTGATGACGAATATTCCGAACAATGTATATTTGTGACAATTTTCTCTGAGATCAACGATACGGATGGAAAATGA
- the LOC126589730 gene encoding uncharacterized protein LOC126589730, which translates to MADDREELSDYTSEDEGTEDYKKGGYHAVSVGDSFKNGCYVVQSKLGWGHFSTVWLAWDTSSSRYVALKIQKSSHYYTEAAMDEIKILKQIAEGDPGDKKCVVKLLDHFKHSGPNGHHVCLVFEYLGDNLLTLIKYNDYRGAPLHMVKEICFHILVGLDYLHSQLSLIHTDLKPENVLLLSMIDPSKDPRKSGAALILPTSKDKTVSVSGASKDINKLNGDLTKNQKKKIRKKAKKATQGGAGREDNEADSAIVGSEDSISEVKSNGDSVQEQVKDSGVSNESIKREDKEETQEAKASRSARKKLFVEADLKCKLVDFGNACWTYKQFTSDIQTRQYRCPEVILGAKYSTPADLWSFACVCFELATGDVLFDPHSGDSYDKDEDHLALMMELLGTIPRKTALGGKYSQDFFNRYGDLKHIRRLRFWPLNKVLTEKYAFSEQDANEMADFLVPILDFVPEKRPTAAQCLSHPWISAGPRLLEPSVAGVLPRASNGSISEETEKDERKAMEVGMGNLAIDESSKPVKESQTALNSSQHA; encoded by the exons ATGGCGGATGACCGCGAGGAGCTCAGCGATTACACATCGGAGGACGAGGGCACCGAGGATTACAAGAAAGGAGGCTACCACGCCGTCTCTGTTGGGGATTCCTTCAAGAATGGCTGCTATGTGGTGCAGAGCAAGCTCGGGTGGGGCCACTTCTCCACCGTCTGGCTTGCTTGGGATACGAGCAGCTCG CGTTATGTAGCTTTGAAGATTCAAAAGAGTTCTCATTATTACACTGAAGCTGCAATGGACGAAATAAAGATTCTCAAACAGATTGCCGAGGGAGACCCTGGCGATAAGAAGTGTGTTGTGAAGCTTTTGGATCACTTCAAGCATTCAGGGCCAAATGGACACCATGTATGTTTGGTTTTTGAGTACCTGGGGGATAACCTCCTGACCCTTATTAAGTATAACGATTACCGAGGGGCTCCGCTGCACATGGTCAAAGAAATTTGTTTCCATATATTAGTGGGTTTGGATTACTTGCATAGTCAACTCTCTTTAATACACACTGATTTGAAGCCAGAGAATGTCTTGCTTTTGTCAATGATTGATCCATCTAAAGATCCTAGGAAATCAGGTGCTGCTCTCATCCTTCCGACCAGCAAAGATAAAACTGTGTCCGTCTCTGGGGCTTCTAAAGACATTAACAAGTTAAACGGAGATCTTACAAAAaaccagaagaagaagatccGGAAAAAGGCTAAGAAGGCAACTCAGGGTGGTGCCGGGAGGGAAGACAATGAGGCAGATTCCGCAATAGTTGGCTCTGAAGATTCTATTAGTGAAGTAAAATCAAATGGGGATTCTGTTCAAGAACAAGTGAAGGATTCTGGAGTTAGTAATGAATCAATAAAGCGTGAAGATaaggaagaaactcaagaaGCAAAAGCAAGCCGTTCCGCAAGGAAGAAGTTATTCGTAGAAGCTGACCTTAAATGCAAATTGGTTGATTTTGGAAATGCTTGTTGGACATATAAGCAGTTTACAAGTGATATTCAGACAAGGCAGTACAGATGCCCAGAAGTTATTCTTGGAGCAAAATACTCAACTCCAGCAGATTTATGGTCCTTTGCTTGTGTTTGTTTTGAGCTAGCAACTGGTGACGTTCTTTTTGATCCGCACAGTGGTGACAGTTATGATAAGGATGAG GATCACCTGGCACTGATGATGGAACTTCTTGGAACAATTCCCCGTAAG ACAGCATTAGGTGGTAAATATTCCCAGGATTTCTTTAACCGATATGGGGATTTGAAGCATATTCGACGATTGCGTTTCTGGCCGCTTAATAAGGTGCTAACGGAGAAGTACGCATTCAGCGAGCAAGATGCAAATGAGATGGCAGACTTCCTTGTTCCCATACTTGATTTTGTCCCCGAAAAGAGGCCAACTGCTGCACAATGCCTCAGTCATCCATGGATTAGTGCAGGGCCTCGACTCCTTGAGCCTTCCGTGGCTGGCGTGCTGCCTCGGGCCTCCAATGGGAGTATTTCTGAGGAGACGGAGAAGGATGAGAGGAAAGCAATGGAGGTGGGAATGGGGAATTTAGCCATTGATGAATCTTCAAAACCTGTTAAAGAATCCCAAACTGCACTAAATTCATCACAACACGCATGA
- the LOC126589731 gene encoding magnesium transporter MRS2-11, chloroplastic-like: MALTPWPYLLQLPLHSSPHSSQLFFSQSRKTEISLVSPIPVKLSLSVSPRPKCFRSATEEDRFSDTETISDDEARANDVVPVNGQHQTTETNGGSSRVATSSAGDSLLGIREPVYEVEEVKANGTISIRKINRRQLLKSSGLRPRDIRSVDPSLFLTNSMPSLLVREHAILLNLGSLRAIAMQERVLIFDYNNIGGRAFIEALLPRLNPKHMNGGPSMPFELEVVEAALLSRIQRLEQRLINLEPRVQNLLSVLPNRLTADVLEELRISKQTLVELGSRAGALRQMLFDLLEDPHEIRRICIMGRNCTLNKMNDDMECSVPLEKQIAEEEEEEIEMLLENYLQRCESCHGQAERLLDSAKEMEDSIAVNLSSRRLEVSRVELLLQVGTFCMALGALVAGIFGMNLRSYLEEHVFAFWFTTAGIVVGAVVGFFLMYSYLRTRKIL; this comes from the exons ATGGCTCTGACTCCATGGCCGTACCTCCTCCAGCTCCCACTCCACTCTTCCCCCCACTCCTCTCAGCTCTTCTTCTCCCAATCGCGAAAGACCGAAATCTCTCTCGTCTCTCCGATTCCGGTCAAGCTCTCCCTCTCGGTCTCGCCAAGACCCAAGTGCTTTAGATCGGCCACCGAGGAGGACCGCTTCAGCGACACCGAAACCATCTCCGATGACGAGGCTAGAGCTAACGACGTCGTTCCGGTGAACGGCCAACACCAAACGACGGAGACGAATGGTGGTTCGTCAAGGGTTGCAACGTCGTCCGCCGGTGACTCTTTGCTCGGAATTCGCGAGCCAGTATACGAG gTGGAAGAAGTGAAGGCTAATGGGACGATATctattagaaaaataaatagaCGTCAGCTATTGAAGTCAAGTG GTCTTCGTCCACGTGATATTCGGAGTGTTGATCCTTCATTGTTTCTAACAAATTCAATGCCTTCGTTGCTG GTCCGTGAGCATGCTATTCTGTTGAATCTAGGCTCATTACGCGCAATTGCAATGCAAGAGCGTGTCCTTATATTTGACTACAACAA TATAGGAGGCAGAGCTTTCATAGAAGCATTGTTGCCTCGACTAAACCCCAAACATATGAATGGAGGACCATCTATGCCATTTGAGCTTGAG GTTGTTGAAGCAGCATTGCTCTCAAGAATACAGCGTTTAGAACAAAGACTAATAAATTTAGAACCTCGT GTTCAAAATTTACTTAGCGTTTTGCCGAACCGGTTAACTGCTGACGTACTGGAAGAGCTTCGTATTAGCAAGCAAACCTTG GTTGAATTGGGTTCAAGGGCAGGGGCGCTCAGGCAAATGCTGTTTGATCTGTTGGAGGATCCCCATGAAATACGCCGTATATGCATCATGGGGAGAAACTGTACACTCAATAAGATGAATGATGACATGGAATGTTCTGTTCCTTTAGAGAAGCAGATTGCTGAAG aagaggaggaagaaattgagATGCTTTTGGAAAATTATCTTCAACG ATGTGAATCTTGTCATGGCCAGGCTGAAAGGCTTCTTGATTCTGCTAAAGAAATGGAAGATTCTATAGCTGTCAACTTGAG TTCTCGGAGGCTCGAGGTTAGCAGAGTGGAATTACTACTCCAGGTTGGGACATTTTGTATGGCACTTGGCGCTCTGGTTGCAG GTATATTTGGCATGAACTTAAGGTCCTATCTTGAAGAACATGTG TTCGCATTTTGGTTTACTACAGCAGGGATAGTTGTTGGCGCCGTCGTCGGATTTTTTCTAATGTACTCTTATCTCAGGACAAGGAAAATATTGTAA